Proteins from a genomic interval of Triplophysa dalaica isolate WHDGS20190420 chromosome 21, ASM1584641v1, whole genome shotgun sequence:
- the LOC130410068 gene encoding cysteine desulfurase-like → MMNTTLAKKLLGSMCGICSPRLSYSVNAVQRQTEVIKPRELEKDELRPLYMDFQATTPMDPRVLDAMLPYQVNFYGNPHSKTHAYGWESESAMEKARKQVAALIGADPREIVFTSGATESNNMSIKGVARFYKAKKKHVITTQTEHKCVLDSCRVLEAEGFDVTYLPVNHNGLIDLQQLEELIRPDTSLVSVMTINNEIGIKQPIKEIGHLCRSKNVFFHTDAAQAVGKIPINVSDWKVDLMSISGHKIYGPKGIGALYVRRRPRVRMEPLQNGGGQERGLRSGTVPTPLAVGLGAACEIAQQEMEYDHKHVTMLAKRFVDKIMSEIADVIMNGDPDLRYPGCINLSFAYVEGESLLMALKDVALSSGSACTSASLEPSYVLRAIGTDEDLAHSSIRFGIGRFTTEEEVDYTADKCIQQVKWLREMSPLWEMVQEGIDLKSIKWTQH, encoded by the exons ATGATGAACACGACATTAGCGAAGAAACTTTTGGGCTCCATGTGTGGCATCTGTAGCCCTCGACTGAGCTATTCTGTCAACGCTGTGCAAAGACAGACAG AGGTTATCAAACCTAGGGAACTAGAAAAGGATGAGCTCAGACCTTTGTATATGGACTTCCAAGCCACTACACCGATG GACCCGAGGGTTTTGGATGCCATGCTGCCCTATCAAGTGAATTTCTATGGCAACCCACATTCCAAGACTCATGCTTATGGATGGGAAAGTGAGAGTGCGATGGAAAAAGCaagaaaa CAAGTAGCAGCTCTTATTGGTGCTGACCCTAGAGAGATTGTGTTTACCAGTGGTGCAACGGAATCCAACAATATGTCAATCAAA GGTGTAGCCAGATTTTACAAAGCCAAGAAAAAGCACGTCATTACCACACAGACTGAACACAAATGTGTTCTGGATTCCTGTCGTGTTTTAGAGGCAGAAGGTTTTGATGTAACGTATTTACCAGTGAATCACAATGGGCTCATTGACCTACAG CAACTAGAGGAATTGATTCGTCCTGATACAAGCTTGGTGTCAGTCATGACTATAAACAATGAGATCGGTATCAAACAGCCCATCAAAGAAATAG GTCACCTGTGTAGATCCAAGAACGTGTTTTTCCACACCGATGCTGCCCAGGCTGTTGGAAAGATTCCTATTAATGTCAGTGACTGGAAAGTGGATCTGATGTCCATCAGTGGCCATAAGATTTATGGGCCCAAAG GGATTGGGGCTTTGTATGTGAGGAGAAGGCCAAGAGTTCGAATGGAGCCTTTGCAGAATGGAGGGGGTCAGGAAAGGGGTCTGCGTTCAGGGACTGTGCCCACACCCCTAGCCGTGGGTCTTGGAGCTGCCTGTGAGATCGCCCAGCAAGAGATGGAG TATGACCACAAGCATGTGACCATGCTTGCAAAACGCTTTGTGGATAAAATCATGTCTGAGATTGCTGATGTAATAATGAATGGAGACCCAGATCTGAGATACCCAG gaTGCATTAATTTGTCATTCGCCTATGTCGAGGGGGAGAGTCTGTTGATGGCCTTGAAAGATGTTGCGCTTTCATCTGGAAG tGCATGCACTTCTGCCTCCTTAGAGCCCTCATATGTTCTCAGGGCAATAGGAACAGACGAGGACTTGGCACATTCTTCTATTAG GTTTGGAATTGGAAGGTTTACCACAGAGGAGGAAGTAGACTACACAGCAGATAAATGCATCCAGCAGGTCAAGTGGCTAAGGGAGATGAG TCCCTTATGGGAGATGGTCCAGGAGGGCATTGATCTGAAGAGCATCAAATGGACCCAGCACTAA
- the LOC130410070 gene encoding segment polarity protein dishevelled homolog DVL-3-like, producing the protein MYVIYFSGSRSSSSNPSVGKSQRLVPREKDRKSTGSGGSEPESANLASGKRCERSGSKVSHRSNSQSSHSHAHSGHSHTHSRVPSQHSRTSFSYSHASFSKYGHTSCALSERSHASSYGPPGLPPPYNLARMTPKGAFSSGPPGAPPVRELGAIPPELTGSRQSFQHAMGNPCEFFVDIM; encoded by the coding sequence atgtatgttatatatttttcaggAAGTCGAAGCAGCAGTTCCAACCCCAGTGTTGGGAAGAGCCAGCGGCTCGTGCCAAGAGAAAAAGACCGCAAGTCGACTGGTAGTGGCGGCAGCGAACCAGAATCAGCCAATCTAGCAAGTGGGAAGCGATGTGAACGGTCTGGCAGCAAAGTGAGTCACCGAAGCAACTCGCAATCATCTCACAGCCATGCCCACTCCGGACACAGTCACACTCATTCCCGGGTCCCCTCCCAACATAGTCGCACATCCTTTTCCTACAGCCATGCTTCCTTTTCCAAATATGGCCACACCTCTTGTGCACTCAGTGAACGGAGCCACGCTTCCTCTTACGGACCACCAGGCCTTCCTCCTCCCTACAACCTGGCCAGAATGACACCTAAGGGAGCTTTCAGCAGCGGACCCCCAGGGGCTCCACCCGTAAGGGAGCTGGGGGCCATACCACCCGAACTTACAGGCAGCCGCCAGTCCTTCCAGCATGCTATGGGCAATCCTTGTGAGTTTTTTGTGGATAT